The following is a genomic window from Streptomyces chrestomyceticus JCM 4735.
CGGGCAGTTCCTTCAAGGAGGGCGACAGGTACACCGCCCTCATCAAGGACAAGACCAAGCCGATGAACAACCGGGCGTCGCTGGAGATCTACCCGCCCGGCTCCACGTTCAAGATCCTCACCGCGGCCGCGGCCCTGGAGCACGGCGTGGTCCCGGACATCGACACCCCGCTGCAGGCCCCGGTGCCGTACACGCTGCCCCAGACCTCCACCAAGGTCGGCAACGACATCGCCTCCGCGCCGTGCGCCAACGCGTCCCTCAAGGTCGGCATGCAGTGGTCCTGCAACAACACCTACCTGGAGGCGGCGAACCGGCTCGGCAAGGACAAGATGCGGGAGACGGCGGAGAAGTTCGGCTTCAACCAGAAGATCTTCACCCCGGTCCGTACGGCCACCAGCGGCTACCCCGAGAAGCTGGACAAGCCGCAGACCGCGCTGACCGGCATGGGCCAGGGCAGCCTGACCAGCACCCCGCTGCAGATGGCCATGGTCGTCGCCGGGCTCGCCAACAACGGCAAGGTCATGCAGCCGTACCTGGTCGAGGAGACCCGCGGCCCGGACCTGTCGACGATCGAGACGTTCAAGCCCAAGGAGCTGAGCCAGGCCGTCTCCGAGAGCACCGCGAAGAAGGTGCAGGAGATGATGGAGAACACCGCGGAGAACGGCACGGCGAAGAAGGCGCTGATCGACGGCGTCAAGGTCGGCGCCAAGACCGGTACCGCGCAGCACGGCGCGGACGTCCGCGACGAGCGCCCGTACGCCTGGTTCGTCTCGTACGCCAAGCAGGGCAACGGTTCGCCGGTCGCGGTCGCGGTCTTCGTCGACCCGTCCGACATGGACATCCCGCGCTCGGAGATCGCCGGCGGCAAGCTGGGCGGCCCGATCGCCAAGAAGGTCATGGAGGCCGTGCTCGACAAGTGAGCGGCGGCAGGCAGGGAGCGGGGCGGGCGCCGGACGGTGCCCGCCCCGCTCCGTACGATGGCGGGCATGACCGTTCAGCCCGGCCCTGCCGCCCGCCGCCTCGTCCTCGCCTCCCAGTCCCCCGCCCGTCTCGGCCTGTTGCGCCAGGCCGGGCTCGCGCCCGAGGTCGTCGTCAGCGGCGTGGACGAGGACGCGATCACCGCGGACTCCCCCGCCGAGCTGGCCCGGGTGCTCGCCGAGGCGAAGGCCGCCGCGGTGGCCGCGCGGCCCGAGAGCGCCGGCGCCCTCGTCGTCGGCTGCGACTCGGTGCTGGAGCTGGACGGCCGGGCGCTCGGCAAGCCCGCCGACGCGGAGGACGCGACCGCGCGCTGGAAGTCGATGCGCGGCCGTTCCGGGGTCCTCCAGACCGGTCACTGCGTGATCGACACGGCGGCCGGGGGCCGCCAGGTGTCGGCCACCGCGTCCACCACCGTCCGCTTCGGCGAGCCGAGCGACGCGGAGATCGCCGCGTACGTGGCCTCCGGCGAACCCCTGTACGTGGCGGGCGCCTTCACGCTCGACGGCCGGTCGGCGCCGTTCATCGACGGGATCGACGGCGACCCCGGCAACGTCATCGGGCTGTCCCTGCCGCTGCTGCGGCGTCTGCTGGCCGATCTGGACGTCGCCATCACCGACCTCTGGGCGTAACATACATACATGGATGTACGTAAGGATGGAGCGAGGGCGGACAGCAAGCCGCCCCGCACCACCCAGGCCGACCGCCGGGCGCGCACCCGCGCCGCGCTCCTGGAGTCGGCCGCCCGGGGGCTGTCCCGCTACGGCTACGGCAACCTGCGGCTCGAACAGGTCGCCCAGGACGCCGGGTACACCCGCGGCGCGCTCTACCACCAGTTCACGGGCAAGCAGGACCTGGCGCTGGCGGTGACCGAGTGGGTCCAGGACACCTGGTGGCAGGAGGTCGGCCGGCGCGTCGAACAGGAGCGGGACCCGCTCGCGGCGCTGCTCACGCTGGCGCGCGGGCACGCCGTGTACTGCCGCCGGGACATCGCCCGTGTGGCGATGGCGCTGCGGCTGGAGTTCGCCGGGCAGGACGACCACCCGGTGGGACACGCGATCGAGGAGGGCTACCGGAGACTCGTCGAGCGCTGCACCGACCTGGTCACCGCCGCCCGCGAGACGGGCGCGCTGCCGGACGGTCCGCCGCCCCGCACCCTCGCGCTCGCCTTCGTCGGCGCGGTCGAGGGCACGTCGATCGCCCTGTCCGGCCAGGCCCCGCACGACGAGTCGCTGGTGGCCGGTGCCGCGGCCGGCGCGCTCGGGCTCCCGTACGGCACCGGCGACCACGCGGGCCCGGCCCGCGCCCCGCACTCACAGGCAACGTGAAGGAGAGCGTCATGAAGGTCGGCATGGTGGCACACCACTACCCGCACGCGGCGCACCGCGCGGAATTCGTCCGGCGGGTGCGCCGGGTCGCCGAGGAGTTCCGGCACACGCCCGGGTGCCTGTCGGCGGACTGCTGGCTGGCCGCGGACGGTGAGGCGGTGGTCTCGATCGTGCAGTGGGAGTCCGAGGCGGCGTCGGCCGCGTCCCTCGCCGCCGTGCAGGCGGCGGCCGGGCTCGACCTCGCCTACGACGAGCGGGAGGCCCGGCCGCGCGAGATCGTACGGCTCGCGGCCCCCTGAGCGCCGGCTGGGCGGGTCACCGGATCACGGTCTCCCGACCGCGGTCTCCCCGCCCCCGGCCGCCCGGCGTCAGGCCGCCGCTGTCGCGGCGTGCCGGCAGTGCGTGCACAGCAGGCGGCGGCCCGCCGAGTGGGCCGTGCTGCGGCCCAGGCCCGCCGTACGGTGGACCGTACGCGGAACGGCGGCGGCGTGCGCGGCGCACGCCGCCGCGCCACAGTCCGCGCAGACGGCCAGCGCGGCGGTCTCGCGGCCGAGTTCCGCACAGTCGAAGCACTGCATTCAACAACTCCTGGTGAGCTTGGTTCCGTGATCGCCGGAAGGGCGACCGTTCTGACTGAACGGCATCCGGCCCTCGCGCATTCCGGGAATTCCCGCGCGGTGACCACCGTCACGGTGCCGCGGAATTCGGCGGCTGCCCAGGCCCCTTTTCTCCCGGGAACCGCATTCCTGGTAATGCCGGTGCCACCCGGGAATCCGGCCCGCCCGAACCGCTCACCCCTCCCAGCCCGCTGGTT
Proteins encoded in this region:
- a CDS encoding DUF2180 family protein, producing MQCFDCAELGRETAALAVCADCGAAACAAHAAAVPRTVHRTAGLGRSTAHSAGRRLLCTHCRHAATAAA
- a CDS encoding antibiotic biosynthesis monooxygenase encodes the protein MKVGMVAHHYPHAAHRAEFVRRVRRVAEEFRHTPGCLSADCWLAADGEAVVSIVQWESEAASAASLAAVQAAAGLDLAYDEREARPREIVRLAAP
- a CDS encoding TetR/AcrR family transcriptional regulator produces the protein MDVRKDGARADSKPPRTTQADRRARTRAALLESAARGLSRYGYGNLRLEQVAQDAGYTRGALYHQFTGKQDLALAVTEWVQDTWWQEVGRRVEQERDPLAALLTLARGHAVYCRRDIARVAMALRLEFAGQDDHPVGHAIEEGYRRLVERCTDLVTAARETGALPDGPPPRTLALAFVGAVEGTSIALSGQAPHDESLVAGAAAGALGLPYGTGDHAGPARAPHSQAT
- a CDS encoding peptidoglycan D,D-transpeptidase FtsI family protein: MNRPLRHIAVFCGVLVLALLVRVTWVQFVQADSLANDDNNRRVKIEAFSYPRGNIIVGGKPITDSVETTGDFKYKRVYKDGPMYAPITGYASQSQGSTFLEGVYKDILSGKDDKLFLKRAKDILTGEKPRGGDVLTTISEKAQRTAYKSLTDLKAKGAVVALEPATGKILAMASTPSYDPSVFAGSSFKEGDRYTALIKDKTKPMNNRASLEIYPPGSTFKILTAAAALEHGVVPDIDTPLQAPVPYTLPQTSTKVGNDIASAPCANASLKVGMQWSCNNTYLEAANRLGKDKMRETAEKFGFNQKIFTPVRTATSGYPEKLDKPQTALTGMGQGSLTSTPLQMAMVVAGLANNGKVMQPYLVEETRGPDLSTIETFKPKELSQAVSESTAKKVQEMMENTAENGTAKKALIDGVKVGAKTGTAQHGADVRDERPYAWFVSYAKQGNGSPVAVAVFVDPSDMDIPRSEIAGGKLGGPIAKKVMEAVLDK
- a CDS encoding nucleoside triphosphate pyrophosphatase, whose translation is MTVQPGPAARRLVLASQSPARLGLLRQAGLAPEVVVSGVDEDAITADSPAELARVLAEAKAAAVAARPESAGALVVGCDSVLELDGRALGKPADAEDATARWKSMRGRSGVLQTGHCVIDTAAGGRQVSATASTTVRFGEPSDAEIAAYVASGEPLYVAGAFTLDGRSAPFIDGIDGDPGNVIGLSLPLLRRLLADLDVAITDLWA